The following DNA comes from Bryobacteraceae bacterium.
CGCAGGATGAAAGAAGCGCTGCACCGCTGGCGGGTTGAGACCAAAGACCCGTGCCTCGATCTGGGATTCATCCCGCAACTGGCCGCCCCGGCGGGTTAGCCAGGGGCGGCTGGCTGGACGAGAAGGGCGCCAGTCCCGCGATTCCGGACCATCGGCCGCGCCGGGCGCTGTTGCGTACCGGCGTTTCCGGAGAGCAGCCGCTCCGGCTCAGCCGGAGAGCGAGTCCGTTCGGCGCGCGATCCTCAAAAATCACCCTCACGGATATAGACGTGGCTCCAGAGCGTCACCTGCAGCAGCACCGATTTCAACCACGCCCGGTACATCCGATCCACCGCCTCCGGCGAGGCCCCCGTCTTTCCGAGGAAGGGAATTAGCGTGTAAGTGATCGGGAAGATCAGCAGGGGGAGATGCCTCCACTCGATATGGTCCGTGGCGTCGACGCCGTCGGTCCGGTTCTTCCCCGTCCGATGATGCCGCCGGCCGATTTCGTGTTGATAGGCGAGCCATGCGTCGTCGTAGTTCGCCGCCGCGGTGTCGCG
Coding sequences within:
- a CDS encoding protoglobin domain-containing protein, encoding MAIKRYAKGTCAPSPVTSGELDLMKKSVLFGEDDVAALRQSAAILAGQEEDILNVWYGFVGSNPHLLNSFRSKSTGEPSGEYLAAVRGRFGQWIRDTAAANYDDAWLAYQHEIGRRHHRTGKNRTDGVDATDHIEWRHLPLLIFPITYTLIPFLGKTGASPEAVDRMYRAWLKSVLLQVTLWSHVYIREGDF